The following proteins are co-located in the Echinicola sp. 20G genome:
- a CDS encoding glycoside hydrolase N-terminal domain-containing protein, with protein MNKFWTKLLFLFLTISSLQAQEKKWKLWYDKPASNWNEALPLGNGRLGAMVFGVPAVERLQLNEETIWGGSPNSNAHSKSKAAIPYIQKLIFEGNYQAAQELANEKVMSQTNDGMPYETFGNVYISFPGHQGYQDYYRDLDLEKAISTVSYTVDGVQYQREVFSAFEDDVIMVRLTADRAASITCNVQMTSPHDNAVARVREDQLTLSGQSQTHDHQRGGVKFQGRIKASHKGGELVVKDGLISVKEADELTLYISIATNFINYKDLSEEYEQKAANILNAALTKDYDAIKKAHVQFYQQFYNRVSLDLGVTSEAEKPTDQRIEHFAEVNDPQLAALYFQFARYLLISCSQPGGQPANLQGIWNDMLFPPWESKYTVNINAEMNYWPAELTNLSEMHEPFLQMVREVSETGAETAKKMYGARGWVLHHNTDIWRITGPIDYAASGMWPSGGAWLSQHLWERYLYSGDKDFLQEAYPIMKGAAQFFLDVLIEEPTHQWLVVSPSSSPENSHIHGATLAAGVTMDNQLLFDLFSNVIRASKIVEKDQDFADTLSVTRSRLAPMQIGQYGQLQEWMHDWDDPEDKHRHVSHLYGVFPSNQISAFRTPKLFDAAKTSLMYRGDPSTGWSMGWKVNLWARFLDGDHAYKLLQNQLSLVTPSTRGGGTYANMFDAHPPFQIDGNFGCAAGIAEMLMQSQEGAIHLLPALPSAWGEGNIKGLRARGGFEIVELSWKDHKVDKLVIKSTQGGNLRLRSENKLKAKGLSIAEGENPNHFFELPEVKAPLISEKAKLNAVDLPDYHEYDLSTQAGEAYTIIGK; from the coding sequence ATGAATAAGTTTTGGACAAAACTGCTGTTTTTATTCCTCACCATTAGTAGCCTTCAAGCCCAGGAGAAGAAATGGAAGCTTTGGTACGATAAGCCTGCATCAAACTGGAATGAGGCATTGCCACTAGGCAATGGAAGACTTGGGGCCATGGTATTTGGAGTGCCTGCAGTAGAACGACTGCAGCTTAACGAGGAGACCATTTGGGGAGGTTCACCCAATAGCAATGCGCATAGCAAGTCCAAAGCAGCCATCCCATATATTCAAAAGCTCATCTTTGAAGGAAATTACCAGGCAGCACAAGAATTGGCCAATGAAAAGGTCATGTCCCAGACCAATGATGGCATGCCTTATGAGACTTTTGGGAATGTATACATTTCATTTCCCGGACATCAAGGTTACCAAGATTATTACCGTGATCTGGATTTGGAAAAGGCTATCTCTACCGTTTCATATACAGTGGATGGGGTGCAATATCAAAGAGAAGTATTCAGTGCCTTTGAGGATGATGTCATTATGGTAAGGCTTACAGCAGATCGGGCTGCCAGCATCACTTGCAATGTCCAGATGACCAGTCCCCATGATAATGCAGTCGCTAGGGTGAGAGAGGATCAATTGACACTTTCTGGACAGTCACAAACCCATGACCACCAAAGAGGAGGAGTGAAATTTCAAGGCAGGATTAAAGCAAGTCATAAAGGAGGAGAACTTGTGGTAAAGGATGGCCTGATCAGTGTCAAAGAAGCAGATGAGCTTACCCTTTACATCAGTATTGCCACCAACTTTATAAACTACAAAGACCTTTCTGAAGAATATGAACAGAAAGCAGCAAATATATTGAATGCTGCTTTGACCAAGGACTATGATGCCATTAAAAAAGCCCATGTCCAGTTTTATCAGCAATTTTACAATAGGGTGTCTCTTGATTTGGGTGTAACGAGTGAAGCCGAGAAGCCTACTGACCAAAGAATTGAACATTTTGCAGAAGTCAATGACCCGCAGTTGGCAGCCTTGTATTTTCAGTTTGCGCGGTACTTGTTGATTTCCTGCTCTCAGCCTGGAGGACAGCCCGCGAACCTTCAGGGAATTTGGAACGATATGTTGTTTCCTCCATGGGAAAGCAAATATACCGTCAATATCAATGCGGAAATGAATTATTGGCCAGCAGAACTTACTAACCTGAGTGAGATGCATGAGCCTTTCTTACAAATGGTTAGGGAAGTAAGTGAGACGGGTGCTGAAACGGCGAAAAAGATGTATGGTGCCAGAGGTTGGGTGCTGCATCATAATACGGACATTTGGAGAATTACCGGGCCGATCGATTATGCTGCTTCCGGCATGTGGCCCAGTGGAGGAGCATGGCTCAGCCAGCATCTTTGGGAAAGGTACCTTTATAGCGGAGATAAGGATTTTCTGCAAGAAGCTTATCCAATCATGAAGGGTGCTGCACAGTTTTTCTTAGATGTGCTGATTGAAGAACCCACCCACCAATGGTTGGTTGTTTCTCCCTCAAGTTCACCTGAAAACAGTCACATTCATGGTGCTACCTTAGCTGCTGGTGTGACTATGGACAACCAATTGCTGTTTGACCTTTTTTCCAATGTAATCCGTGCCTCAAAAATAGTAGAAAAGGATCAGGATTTTGCTGATACTTTAAGCGTTACCAGGTCTCGCTTAGCTCCGATGCAGATCGGCCAGTATGGACAATTACAGGAATGGATGCATGATTGGGATGATCCTGAAGATAAGCACCGACATGTGTCCCACTTGTATGGAGTGTTTCCTAGTAACCAAATTTCAGCTTTTAGGACCCCGAAGTTGTTTGATGCTGCAAAGACTTCTTTAATGTATCGGGGCGATCCATCCACGGGCTGGTCTATGGGATGGAAGGTCAATCTTTGGGCTAGATTTCTGGATGGAGACCATGCTTATAAGTTGTTGCAAAACCAATTGAGTTTGGTCACCCCAAGTACTCGAGGTGGAGGCACCTATGCCAATATGTTTGATGCACATCCGCCATTCCAGATTGACGGTAACTTCGGCTGTGCTGCTGGCATTGCCGAAATGTTAATGCAAAGTCAAGAAGGGGCGATCCATTTGTTGCCTGCCTTGCCTTCAGCTTGGGGCGAAGGAAACATTAAAGGCCTGCGTGCCAGGGGTGGATTTGAAATAGTGGAGCTGAGTTGGAAAGATCATAAAGTGGATAAATTGGTCATTAAGTCTACCCAAGGTGGTAACCTAAGGCTGCGCTCCGAAAATAAGCTCAAGGCAAAAGGGCTGAGCATAGCTGAAGGTGAAAACCCTAACCACTTTTTTGAATTGCCAGAAGTGAAAGCCCCTTTGAT